The following proteins are encoded in a genomic region of Saccharopolyspora antimicrobica:
- a CDS encoding DUF397 domain-containing protein, whose translation MYELGGAAWRKSSRSAGSGQCVEVATNLDDVAAVRDSKNPHEAALIFTKTDFARFLTNIKFGKFDN comes from the coding sequence ATGTACGAGCTCGGGGGTGCTGCGTGGCGTAAGTCCTCGCGCAGCGCCGGCAGCGGCCAGTGCGTCGAGGTCGCAACGAACCTCGACGACGTGGCCGCGGTGCGCGACTCGAAGAACCCACACGAAGCCGCCTTGATCTTCACCAAGACGGACTTCGCCAGGTTCCTCACCAACATCAAGTTCGGCAAGTTCGACAACTGA
- a CDS encoding Scr1 family TA system antitoxin-like transcriptional regulator, giving the protein MAEDHGNEQDLVLDEDAGPNLRRRHLGRVLREIRQGQGKSLKEAATWSGLREGTISKMENGKQAIMPRNVRLLCQYYDVGSPRADLLVRLADEANQRGWWDFYSDTMPEWFEQFVGLESDATELWNYNPSVVDGLLQTSDYAEALIEASLPQSTDADLRRSVELRAARQSRLNRDSHPTHLHVVLDEAVLHRVVGSTNVMRDQLEHLTEAASRPNITIQIMPFRAGAHPAMKGPFSLLRFPETLDMDAVYLENERGAIWLERPADITHYTTVFKAMRQQALSPEETLDQVVNLAKSL; this is encoded by the coding sequence ATGGCAGAGGATCACGGCAACGAACAGGACCTCGTCCTGGATGAAGACGCTGGGCCGAACCTGCGGCGGCGACACCTCGGCCGGGTGCTGCGCGAGATCCGCCAAGGCCAGGGCAAGTCGCTGAAGGAAGCCGCGACCTGGTCCGGGCTGCGTGAAGGCACGATCAGCAAGATGGAGAACGGCAAGCAGGCGATCATGCCGCGCAACGTGCGCCTGCTCTGCCAGTACTACGACGTCGGCTCACCGCGCGCTGACCTGCTCGTGCGCCTCGCGGACGAGGCGAACCAGCGCGGCTGGTGGGACTTCTACTCCGACACGATGCCCGAGTGGTTCGAGCAGTTCGTCGGCCTCGAAAGCGACGCGACCGAGCTGTGGAACTACAACCCCTCGGTCGTCGACGGCCTGCTGCAGACGTCGGACTACGCCGAAGCTCTGATCGAAGCCAGCCTGCCGCAGTCCACCGACGCCGACCTGCGCCGCTCGGTCGAACTCCGCGCCGCCCGCCAGAGCCGCCTCAACCGCGACTCCCACCCGACGCACCTTCACGTGGTGCTCGACGAGGCAGTGCTCCACCGCGTTGTCGGAAGCACCAACGTCATGCGTGACCAGCTCGAACACCTCACCGAGGCGGCCTCGCGGCCGAACATCACCATCCAGATCATGCCCTTCCGCGCTGGAGCCCACCCAGCGATGAAGGGCCCGTTCTCGCTGCTCCGGTTCCCGGAGACGCTCGACATGGACGCCGTCTACCTGGAGAACGAACGCGGTGCGATCTGGCTGGAACGCCCCGCCGACATCACGCACTACACCACCGTGTTCAAGGCCATGCGGCAGCAGGCGCTCTCACCAGAGGAAACCCTCGATCAGGTGGTTAACCTGGCGAAGTCCCTGTGA
- a CDS encoding zinc finger protein yields the protein MYRPHPFSWVPAAGARHASAEKRPAGGWSDGTTLTALCDQKIQAESGELAWLWATCPGCSKAARVLAGMPPTAVAR from the coding sequence ATGTACAGACCGCATCCGTTCAGTTGGGTTCCGGCTGCTGGCGCGCGGCACGCGAGCGCCGAGAAGAGGCCAGCTGGCGGTTGGTCGGACGGCACGACGCTCACCGCGTTGTGCGACCAGAAGATTCAGGCTGAGTCCGGAGAGCTGGCCTGGCTGTGGGCGACCTGCCCGGGCTGCAGCAAGGCTGCGCGGGTGCTCGCGGGAATGCCGCCGACGGCGGTTGCGCGATGA
- a CDS encoding AAA family ATPase, whose translation MTSTNPALAVALEKAATEQARRYVITGGPSSGKDDLIEAIHAAGIPCMAEEPGREIYRKHRERLGRHLLKEDRRAYSLEVLEAFIAEYTAHTSGIRFYNRGIPDGYGWEGFFGLKPTPQLEDATRTYRYDTVFVLDPLDTFEDPDDIVWAKDREIRRVHELIVQGYYDAGYEPVFVAPDSAAARLDFICANLRLPRPSRGA comes from the coding sequence GTGACCAGCACCAACCCCGCCCTGGCCGTCGCTCTTGAGAAAGCGGCTACCGAGCAGGCGCGCCGCTACGTCATCACCGGCGGCCCCTCCTCCGGCAAAGACGACCTCATTGAGGCGATCCACGCAGCCGGGATCCCGTGCATGGCCGAGGAACCCGGCCGGGAGATCTACCGCAAGCACCGCGAACGGCTCGGCCGCCACCTGCTCAAGGAAGACCGGCGGGCCTACTCCCTGGAGGTGCTGGAGGCGTTCATCGCCGAGTACACCGCCCACACCAGCGGCATCCGCTTCTACAACCGCGGCATCCCCGACGGCTACGGCTGGGAAGGATTCTTCGGGCTCAAGCCCACCCCGCAGCTGGAAGACGCCACCCGCACCTACCGCTACGACACGGTTTTCGTGCTCGATCCGCTCGACACCTTCGAAGACCCGGACGACATCGTGTGGGCCAAGGACCGGGAGATCCGCCGTGTCCACGAGCTGATCGTGCAGGGCTACTACGACGCAGGCTACGAGCCGGTGTTCGTCGCACCCGATTCCGCCGCGGCCCGCCTGGACTTCATCTGCGCCAACCTTCGCCTGCCCAGACCAAGCCGAGGAGCGTGA